The following are encoded together in the Girardinichthys multiradiatus isolate DD_20200921_A chromosome X, DD_fGirMul_XY1, whole genome shotgun sequence genome:
- the LOC124862967 gene encoding uncharacterized protein LOC124862967 produces MVPGLLLWVVWISLLLGSSVHTDVTQYRQIHDRMNLVEAKDFTDSLSYDEGELSDKQSKVVNKEYKKSSVTQPLKLYSVDQTLVDKHHGNVERIVNGASRRWESNNFEPITFPLKPVSQMDQFQPKPVYESQLTPSVVYGNGRPVQSTHLGVSPSNVESWQLVLPSSEGAGEPVTGPFYQQQNSVSSESAGDSTKAASPGVLGFPDNDPFSYEGSNMVEFSTGKIPTQKQPSLQYPPAIPKDSQSESWTQPEWFGQGNEIDSSFDFNLPIWDPFKGQVPSYYPSWHEFPYAWGYQPDISIGYKNVLTPRPRSLPAKAPEPPRVLPPRQRFIVQSKNGYQRRRLVKSKTTYTPDYIVPKGKYGKRVSL; encoded by the exons ATGGTCCCTGGACTGCTTTTGTG GGTTGTCTGGATTTCTTTACTGTTGGGTAGCAGTGTCCACACAGATG tgaCCCAGTATCGACAAATTCATGACCGTATGAACCTTGTGGAAGCAAAAGACTTCACAGACTCCCTGTCCTATGATGAAGGGGAGCTGAGTGACAAGCAATCCAAAGTAGTAAACAAGGAATACAAAAAGTCTTCAGTAACTCAGCCACTGAAACTGTATTCAGTTGACCAAACTCTGGTTGATAAGCATCATGGTAATGTGGAGAGAATTGTTAATGGTGCTTCTAGACGATGGGAGTCCAATAACTTTGAGCCAATCACATTTCCTTTGAAACCTGTCAGCCAGATGGACCAATTTCAACCCAAGCCAGTTTATGAGTCTCAGTTAACACCTTCAGTAGTTTATGGAAACGGAAGGCCTGTCCAGTCCACCCATTTGGGTGTGTCACCATCTAATGTTGAGTCTTGGCAGCTTGTCCTTCCTAGCAGTGAAGGGGCAGGTGAACCAGTTACTGGTCCTTTCTACCAGCAGCAAAACTCTGTCTCCAGTGAGAGTGCAGGTGACTCAACTAAAGCTGCCAGTCCTGGGGTTTTAGGATTTCCAGACAATGATCCTTTCTCCTACGAGGGCTCTAATATGGTAGAATTCTCAACTGGTAAAATCCCCACTCAAAAGCAACCATCTCTGCAATATCCACCAGCAATTCCTAAGGATTCTCAAAGTGAATCTTGGACTCAACCAGAATGGTTTGGGCAGGGTAATGAAATTGACAGCTCATTTGACTTTAATCTACCAATTTGGGATCCTTTTAAAGGACAAGTACCCTCTTACTACCCAAGTTGGCATGAGTTTCCTTATGCCTGGGGCTACCAGCCAGACATCTCAATAGGCTACAAAAATGTCTTGACTCCTAGGCCTCGCTCTCTTCCTGCAAAAGCACCCGAACCACCCAGAGTTCTGCCACCTCGTCAAAGATTCATCGTTCAGTCAAAGAACGGCTACCAGCGACGAAGGCTTGTAAAATCCAAAACCACTTACACACCAGACTACATAGTGCCAAAGGGGAAATATGGCAAGAGAGTCAGTCTCTAG